A section of the Pseudomonas flavescens genome encodes:
- the zapE gene encoding cell division protein ZapE has protein sequence MISDRGPDTPVERIGERIHHGFTAALDARGFRADTEQQRAIDTLARWLQGWLAGRRGWLRKPAAGVYLWGGVGRGKSFVMDAFFAAAPFAAKRRVHFHAFLQELQERMKAFAGHPDPLVLAIRALAQDIRLLCFDEFHVHDIGDAMLLRRLLDVLVEEGVGLVMTSNYAPAGLCPNQLYRQRFTPAIEMIEKRFTVLTLDAGIDYRELPGGGQRWGEYLWPQSAGGLAYLETWLALDDQAQRDRSLTVNHHPLQVRALAPGRAWLEFAELCGNAHSTADFLWLLQRYPRLALTGVPALDSQPTDACQRFINLIDIAYDAGANLLLCSESSLERLCRGSPHQDFGRTRSRLSQLQARELSVIESASRHATGVSDKEF, from the coding sequence TTGATTTCTGACAGAGGGCCGGATACGCCCGTCGAGCGGATCGGCGAGCGTATCCATCATGGGTTCACGGCGGCACTCGACGCCCGCGGCTTTCGTGCCGATACCGAGCAACAGCGAGCAATCGATACCCTGGCGCGGTGGCTGCAAGGCTGGCTCGCCGGGCGTCGTGGCTGGCTGCGCAAACCCGCTGCCGGTGTTTACCTGTGGGGCGGCGTGGGCCGCGGCAAGAGCTTCGTCATGGATGCCTTCTTCGCCGCCGCACCCTTCGCGGCCAAACGACGCGTGCATTTTCATGCGTTCCTGCAGGAACTGCAGGAGCGCATGAAGGCGTTCGCCGGTCACCCCGATCCTCTGGTGCTGGCGATCCGCGCGCTGGCACAGGACATCCGCCTGCTGTGCTTCGACGAATTCCACGTGCACGACATCGGCGATGCCATGCTGTTGCGGCGCCTGCTCGATGTGCTGGTCGAGGAGGGCGTTGGCCTGGTGATGACCTCCAACTACGCACCTGCGGGGCTGTGCCCCAATCAGCTGTACCGCCAACGCTTCACGCCGGCGATCGAGATGATCGAAAAGCGTTTCACCGTACTGACGCTGGACGCCGGTATCGATTACCGCGAGCTGCCCGGTGGCGGGCAGCGCTGGGGCGAATACCTCTGGCCACAATCGGCAGGTGGCCTGGCTTACCTGGAAACCTGGCTGGCGCTGGACGACCAGGCGCAGCGCGATCGATCGCTGACGGTCAATCATCACCCGTTGCAGGTAAGGGCGCTGGCCCCCGGTCGCGCCTGGCTGGAGTTCGCAGAGCTGTGCGGCAATGCCCATTCCACCGCGGACTTCCTCTGGCTGCTGCAACGCTACCCGCGCCTGGCGCTGACGGGTGTGCCGGCCCTGGATTCGCAACCTACCGACGCCTGTCAGCGGTTCATCAATCTGATCGATATCGCGTACGATGCGGGCGCGAACCTGCTGCTATGCAGCGAGTCCAGCCTCGAGCGACTGTGTCGCGGTTCGCCTCACCAGGACTTCGGGCGCACCCGAAGCCGCCTTAGCCAGCTCCAGGCACGTGAGCTCAGCGTGATCGAAAGCGCTAGCCGGCATGCCACTGGAGTCAGCGACAAGGAATTCTGA
- the pcaG gene encoding protocatechuate 3,4-dioxygenase subunit alpha, which yields MPVELLRETASQTAGPYVHIGLALAAAGNPTRDQEIWNQMAQPGAPGEHITLIGHVYDGNGHLVRDAFLELWQADHQGRYDTEYDLDKPFNGFGRTATTFDAGSEWTVQTIKPGVVNNAAGVAMAPHVNVSLFARGINIHLHTRIYFDDEAEANGKDPVLNLIEQPSRRETLVAKRCEVDGKPAYRFDIRIQGDGETVFFDF from the coding sequence ATGCCTGTCGAACTCTTGCGCGAAACCGCTTCGCAAACAGCCGGCCCTTACGTTCATATCGGCCTGGCACTGGCCGCCGCCGGCAACCCGACCCGCGACCAGGAAATCTGGAACCAGATGGCCCAACCCGGTGCGCCAGGTGAGCACATCACCCTGATCGGCCACGTCTACGATGGCAACGGCCACCTGGTGCGCGATGCCTTTCTGGAACTCTGGCAGGCCGACCATCAGGGTCGCTATGACACCGAGTACGATCTGGACAAGCCCTTCAACGGCTTCGGTCGTACCGCGACCACCTTCGATGCCGGCAGCGAATGGACGGTGCAGACCATCAAGCCCGGCGTGGTCAACAACGCCGCCGGGGTTGCGATGGCACCCCACGTGAACGTCTCGCTGTTCGCCAGGGGCATCAACATCCATTTGCATACCCGCATCTATTTCGACGACGAAGCCGAGGCCAATGGCAAGGATCCGGTGCTCAACCTGATCGAGCAGCCATCGCGCCGCGAGACCCTGGTCGCCAAACGCTGCGAGGTTGACGGCAAGCCGGCCTACCGATTTGATATCCGCATTCAGGGGGACGGCGAAACGGTGTTTTTTGATTTCTGA
- the pcaH gene encoding protocatechuate 3,4-dioxygenase subunit beta, giving the protein MPVEDNSRFVIRDRNWHPKAFTPDYKTSIPRSPRQALVSIPQSISETTGPNFTHLKMGRHDNDLLLNFNNGGLPVGERILVCGRVMDQYGKPIPHTFVEMWQANAGGRYRHKNDRYLAPLDPNFGGVGRALTDSEGNYSFRTVKPGPYPWRNGPNDWRPAHIHFSISGPSISTKLITQLYFEGDPLIPLCPIVKAIANPDAVQTLIAKLDMSMANPMDCLAYRFDIVLRGQRKTHFENC; this is encoded by the coding sequence ATGCCTGTTGAGGATAATAGCCGTTTCGTCATTCGTGATCGTAACTGGCACCCCAAAGCCTTCACTCCCGATTACAAGACCTCCATCCCACGTTCGCCGCGTCAGGCGCTGGTGAGCATTCCGCAGTCCATTTCGGAAACCACCGGGCCGAACTTCACCCATCTGAAGATGGGCCGGCACGACAACGACCTGCTGCTCAACTTCAACAACGGTGGCCTGCCGGTTGGTGAGCGCATTCTGGTCTGCGGGCGAGTGATGGATCAGTACGGCAAGCCGATCCCGCACACCTTCGTGGAGATGTGGCAAGCCAACGCCGGGGGGCGCTATCGTCACAAGAACGACCGCTACCTGGCACCGCTGGACCCGAACTTCGGTGGTGTGGGCCGGGCCCTGACCGACAGCGAAGGCAATTACAGCTTTCGCACCGTCAAGCCGGGTCCGTACCCGTGGCGCAATGGTCCCAATGACTGGCGGCCTGCGCACATTCACTTCTCCATCAGTGGCCCGTCGATTTCGACCAAACTGATCACCCAGCTGTATTTCGAAGGAGATCCGCTGATCCCGCTGTGCCCGATCGTCAAGGCCATCGCCAACCCGGACGCGGTACAGACGCTGATCGCCAAGCTCGACATGAGCATGGCCAACCCCATGGACTGCCTGGCCTACCGCTTCGATATCGTGCTGCGCGGCCAGCGCAAGACCCACTTCGAGAACTGCTGA
- a CDS encoding DUF1838 family protein — protein MLTPLQTLESTRRLDLNQPADALIALRKIHGSTLDGIPTIYHWSGRVWSRVEGEADRLLFRVEGMNIRQLGTLQDPRRGIGFRHVSRELMLYLDPLTGEPLHSWHNPWTGADVAVMHVANDPVNLPPFFERDVQGRPFIAPLRMQAERVFLSAEIPLFHDNPLAGNHQDLVGNQYHAMEIFNFTADREQLLRTDTDSANASVAWVRIAPWLPFMRMGSRPGLMVFNATGQQVPGIAALPAVLQTVIADEYPHYAAPPPLDDQRPNVTSWTAARDRLDRRPEPA, from the coding sequence ATGCTTACGCCACTTCAAACGCTGGAAAGCACTCGCCGGCTCGACTTGAACCAGCCTGCCGACGCGCTCATCGCCCTGCGCAAGATCCACGGTTCGACCCTTGACGGCATCCCGACCATCTATCACTGGTCAGGCCGTGTCTGGTCGCGAGTCGAGGGAGAAGCGGACCGCCTGCTATTCCGGGTCGAAGGCATGAACATCCGCCAGCTTGGCACCCTGCAAGACCCCAGGCGCGGAATCGGCTTCCGTCACGTCTCCCGAGAGCTGATGCTCTACCTCGACCCACTGACGGGCGAGCCACTGCATAGCTGGCACAATCCCTGGACGGGGGCCGATGTAGCCGTCATGCACGTGGCCAACGACCCGGTGAATCTGCCACCCTTCTTCGAGCGCGACGTGCAGGGGCGCCCTTTCATAGCCCCCCTGCGCATGCAGGCTGAGCGGGTGTTCCTGAGCGCCGAGATTCCTCTGTTCCATGACAATCCACTGGCCGGGAACCATCAGGATCTGGTGGGCAATCAGTACCACGCCATGGAAATCTTCAATTTCACGGCTGACCGCGAACAATTACTGCGCACCGATACCGATAGCGCCAACGCCAGTGTCGCCTGGGTCCGCATTGCGCCCTGGCTGCCCTTCATGCGCATGGGCAGCCGACCAGGCCTGATGGTGTTCAACGCTACGGGCCAGCAGGTGCCTGGCATCGCTGCATTGCCAGCGGTGCTGCAGACGGTCATTGCGGACGAGTATCCCCACTATGCAGCGCCACCACCTCTGGATGACCAACGCCCCAACGTCACCAGCTGGACAGCGGCCCGCGACCGGCTCGACAGGCGCCCGGAACCCGCTTAG
- the pcaQ gene encoding pca operon transcription factor PcaQ, translated as MNLDNRIKFRHLTCFLEIARQRSFAKAADSLAISQPAVSKTLKELEEILAAVLFERGKGGVSLTAAGLAFMRYAGPCVQALRDGVASLRGGEHDAGHVRVGVLSTVESLLIPEVVRRLHERHAALVVSVATGPSAYLLSQLRVGELDLVVGRMTDSPEIQGLTFEHLYSESMSLVVRPGHPLLALGDEGLVQLGDYPLVLPLAGTTIRRYADSLFVQCGVPQPRQRLETLSPALSRRYVQCSDAVWVAPLDAVRLDLQSGELAELSLGIREPGGSVGICSNAALPLSLAAQWCCETLRELASEYHGHRS; from the coding sequence ATGAACCTCGATAACCGCATCAAATTCCGCCACCTGACCTGCTTTCTGGAAATCGCCCGCCAACGCAGTTTCGCCAAGGCTGCCGACTCCCTGGCAATCAGCCAGCCGGCGGTATCCAAGACGCTCAAGGAACTGGAGGAAATTCTCGCTGCCGTGCTGTTCGAGCGGGGCAAGGGTGGTGTCAGCCTGACGGCCGCCGGTCTGGCGTTCATGCGCTACGCCGGGCCTTGCGTACAGGCGCTGCGCGACGGGGTGGCGAGCTTGCGTGGCGGCGAGCATGACGCCGGCCATGTGCGCGTTGGCGTGCTGTCGACCGTCGAGAGCCTGCTGATTCCGGAGGTGGTGCGCCGCCTGCACGAGCGTCACGCCGCGCTGGTGGTCAGTGTCGCCACCGGGCCAAGTGCCTATCTGCTGTCGCAGCTGCGGGTTGGCGAGCTGGATCTGGTGGTCGGTCGCATGACCGACAGCCCGGAGATCCAGGGTTTGACCTTCGAACACCTGTACAGCGAATCGATGAGCCTGGTGGTACGCCCGGGTCACCCTCTGCTCGCACTGGGCGACGAGGGCCTGGTGCAGCTGGGTGACTATCCACTGGTACTGCCGCTGGCAGGCACCACTATTCGCCGCTATGCCGACAGCCTGTTCGTGCAGTGCGGTGTGCCGCAGCCCCGGCAACGACTGGAAACCCTCTCGCCGGCCCTCAGTCGGCGTTACGTGCAATGCAGCGACGCGGTCTGGGTGGCGCCGCTGGACGCCGTACGCCTTGACCTGCAAAGCGGTGAACTGGCGGAACTGTCTCTGGGCATTCGCGAGCCCGGTGGTTCGGTCGGTATCTGCAGCAACGCGGCTCTGCCGCTGTCACTGGCTGCCCAGTGGTGTTGCGAGACCTTGCGCGAGTTGGCTTCGGAGTATCACGGGCACCGATCCTGA
- the glgA gene encoding glycogen synthase GlgA: MGNAVVATRFDQALSIEMPLKPQSKITNLHAAKKKVLFVSSELADLIKVGGLGDVSASLPRAMSTNHDVRVLIPGYRQVLESGHAIRDVGSVPGHAALPPARVGCMTLPDGLIVYVLMCPELYDRDGTPYADAQGRDWQDNHIRFARLGLAAAEIASGTACLSWCPEVVHANDWPAALTPAYMTWRGQNTPTVFTIHNLAYQGLCSLECSPELGLPSSACGHQGMEFYGRLSFLKAGLVYSDHVTTVSENYAREITTQEFGCGLEGMLQFKVQLNQLSGIPNGIDESWDSLNDPHLVQGFEAHDWESKRVNTRHVEKMFGLEQSDGPLFAVVSRLVQQKGIDLTLEIADTIVAEGGRIAIIGRGEEHLEEAVRELARRYPGRVGANVGFNEADARCMFAGSDFLLMPSRFEPCGLSQMYAQRFGSLPIARATGGLADTIEDGVSGFLFNETSTESYLEAVRRAMAVHRNPQLLNAMRARAMASPLYWTQSVEPYAALYRKLLAAKMSGGKLA; this comes from the coding sequence ATGGGAAACGCTGTCGTGGCAACACGGTTTGATCAGGCTTTATCGATAGAAATGCCGCTCAAGCCGCAGAGCAAAATCACCAATTTGCATGCAGCAAAGAAGAAAGTCCTCTTTGTAAGTTCCGAGCTCGCCGACCTGATCAAGGTGGGTGGCCTGGGTGACGTGTCAGCTTCGCTGCCACGCGCCATGAGCACCAATCACGATGTTCGCGTACTGATCCCCGGCTACCGCCAGGTGCTGGAAAGCGGTCACGCCATTCGCGACGTGGGCAGCGTTCCCGGCCACGCCGCCCTGCCCCCGGCCCGCGTAGGCTGCATGACCCTGCCCGACGGGCTGATCGTTTATGTATTGATGTGCCCCGAGCTTTACGACCGTGACGGCACCCCCTACGCCGACGCCCAGGGCCGCGACTGGCAAGACAACCACATCCGTTTCGCCCGCCTGGGCCTGGCTGCCGCCGAGATCGCCTCCGGTACCGCCTGCCTGAGTTGGTGCCCCGAGGTGGTTCACGCCAACGACTGGCCTGCTGCGCTGACGCCTGCCTACATGACCTGGCGTGGCCAGAACACCCCCACCGTGTTCACCATTCACAACCTCGCCTATCAGGGCCTGTGCAGCCTCGAATGCAGCCCTGAACTGGGCCTGCCCTCCTCGGCGTGCGGCCATCAGGGCATGGAGTTCTACGGCAGACTGTCGTTCCTCAAGGCTGGCCTGGTGTACTCCGATCACGTGACCACCGTGAGCGAAAACTACGCCCGCGAGATCACCACCCAGGAATTCGGCTGCGGCCTGGAAGGCATGCTGCAGTTCAAGGTGCAGCTCAACCAGTTGAGCGGCATCCCCAACGGCATCGACGAAAGCTGGGATTCGCTGAACGACCCGCATCTGGTCCAGGGCTTCGAAGCCCACGACTGGGAAAGCAAACGGGTCAACACCCGCCACGTCGAGAAGATGTTCGGCCTCGAGCAGAGCGATGGTCCGCTGTTCGCCGTGGTGTCCCGGCTGGTGCAACAGAAAGGCATCGACCTGACCCTGGAAATCGCTGACACCATCGTTGCCGAAGGTGGCCGTATCGCCATCATCGGCCGAGGCGAAGAGCACCTGGAAGAAGCGGTGCGAGAACTCGCCCGCCGTTACCCGGGCCGGGTCGGCGCCAATGTCGGCTTCAACGAAGCGGACGCGCGCTGCATGTTCGCAGGCAGCGACTTCCTGCTCATGCCGTCGCGCTTCGAGCCCTGTGGCCTCAGCCAGATGTACGCCCAGCGCTTCGGCTCACTGCCGATCGCCCGTGCTACCGGCGGTCTGGCCGACACCATCGAAGATGGCGTGAGCGGCTTCCTGTTCAACGAAACCAGCACCGAGAGCTATCTGGAAGCAGTACGCCGGGCCATGGCCGTGCATCGCAATCCGCAGCTGCTCAACGCCATGCGCGCCCGTGCAATGGCATCACCGCTGTACTGGACGCAGTCGGTGGAGCCCTATGCGGCGCTGTACCGCAAGCTGCTGGCCGCGAAGATGTCGGGTGGGAAATTGGCGTGA
- the treZ gene encoding malto-oligosyltrehalose trehalohydrolase, translating into MVEKSRRHGAWLDEHGHTHFALWAPDAKRVAVALQDNQRHAMTASQDGWFTATLPVGAGSDYRYLIDENLLVPDPASRWQAADVHGPSRVDAPGHYHWSTAAWQGRPWQETVLYELHVGTLGGYKGVQEKLQALSELGITAIELMPLGEFPGGRNWGYDGVLPFAPDSSYGTPDELRALIDHAHQLGLMVFVDVVYNHFGPDGNYLGQYASGFFREDVHTPWGPAIDFRRREVRDYFIDNALMWVQDYRVDGLRLDAVHAIGERDFLLELAERVHGSIASGRHLHLVLENENNDAELLQHGFVAQWNDDGHNVLHHLLTGEHEGYYADFAEDATHKLARCLREGFIYQGETTRHGTARGSSSGHLPPSAFVLFLQNHDQVGNRALGERLLSLADGDALRSATALLLLSPMIPLLFMGEEWGSEQPFQFFTSHNDELGEAVRKGRQNEFREFSRFSGQEIPAPNETSTFQASTPDHHTRETASGKAWLGFYRELLSLRREHIVPRLQGSQALESRVLADAAVAASWQLGDGQILRIDLNLSDAQVAADAPAGATTLFAHRADKDADQLPPRSIRVLLEGAA; encoded by the coding sequence ATGGTTGAGAAATCCCGACGACATGGCGCCTGGCTGGACGAACATGGTCACACCCATTTCGCCCTCTGGGCACCAGATGCCAAGCGTGTAGCAGTAGCACTGCAAGATAATCAGCGACATGCAATGACCGCCAGCCAGGACGGCTGGTTCACGGCAACGCTGCCGGTAGGTGCCGGCAGCGACTACCGCTACCTGATCGACGAAAACCTGCTGGTACCCGATCCCGCTTCACGCTGGCAAGCCGCGGACGTTCATGGCCCGAGCCGCGTGGACGCGCCTGGCCACTACCACTGGAGCACGGCCGCTTGGCAGGGTCGTCCCTGGCAGGAAACGGTGCTCTACGAACTGCATGTCGGCACCCTCGGCGGCTATAAAGGCGTGCAGGAAAAACTGCAGGCGCTCAGCGAGCTGGGCATCACCGCCATCGAACTGATGCCCCTGGGCGAATTTCCCGGTGGCCGCAATTGGGGCTACGACGGGGTTTTACCCTTCGCCCCGGATTCCTCCTACGGCACCCCCGACGAGCTGCGTGCGCTGATCGATCATGCTCACCAATTGGGTCTGATGGTGTTCGTCGATGTGGTCTACAACCACTTCGGCCCCGATGGCAATTACCTCGGCCAGTACGCCAGTGGCTTCTTCCGTGAGGACGTCCACACGCCCTGGGGCCCGGCCATCGATTTCCGCCGCCGCGAAGTGCGCGACTACTTCATCGACAATGCGCTGATGTGGGTGCAGGACTACCGCGTCGACGGCCTGCGTCTGGATGCCGTGCATGCCATCGGTGAGCGCGACTTCCTGCTCGAGCTGGCTGAGCGTGTACATGGCTCGATTGCCAGTGGCCGTCATCTGCACCTGGTGCTGGAAAACGAGAACAACGACGCCGAGCTGCTGCAACATGGTTTCGTCGCCCAGTGGAACGACGATGGCCACAACGTGCTGCATCATCTGCTCACCGGCGAGCACGAAGGCTATTACGCCGACTTCGCCGAGGACGCCACTCACAAGCTCGCCCGCTGCCTGCGCGAAGGCTTCATCTACCAGGGTGAAACCACCCGCCACGGCACGGCCCGTGGCAGCAGCAGCGGGCATCTGCCTCCCAGCGCCTTCGTGCTGTTCCTGCAGAACCACGACCAGGTCGGCAACCGCGCTCTTGGCGAGCGCCTGCTCAGCCTGGCCGACGGCGATGCACTGAGGAGCGCCACTGCCCTGCTGCTGCTCAGCCCGATGATTCCCCTGTTGTTCATGGGCGAGGAATGGGGCAGCGAACAGCCCTTCCAGTTCTTCACCTCGCACAACGACGAGCTGGGCGAAGCGGTACGCAAGGGCCGGCAGAACGAGTTTCGCGAATTCTCCAGGTTCTCCGGACAGGAAATTCCCGCTCCTAACGAAACCAGCACATTCCAGGCCTCCACCCCCGATCACCACACCCGCGAGACAGCCTCCGGCAAGGCCTGGCTGGGTTTTTACCGCGAGCTGCTTAGCCTGCGCCGTGAGCACATCGTGCCGCGCCTGCAGGGCAGCCAGGCCCTGGAAAGCCGGGTACTGGCAGACGCCGCAGTGGCTGCCAGCTGGCAGCTGGGTGATGGGCAGATCCTGCGCATCGACCTGAACCTGAGCGACGCGCAAGTCGCCGCAGATGCCCCTGCAGGTGCCACCACACTGTTCGCCCATCGCGCGGACAAGGATGCCGACCAGTTGCCGCCACGCAGCATCCGGGTTCTGCTGGAGGGCGCAGCATGA
- the malQ gene encoding 4-alpha-glucanotransferase has translation MSDARLAELSHAAGLSVDWIDADGRQQSVTPENQRRLLEALGYAVQDSEQIDASLAELQQRQDSLALGPLVTLDLKETLDLTRYFPPGTLYEIELEQGERLEGRLDDSGRLPVIGITGYHQLRIAGGVVTLAVAPAACPSVAQLADRENAKIWGLSAQLYSLRRPNDGGLGDTQALESLVRNAARRGADAVAISPMHAMFSANLHTYSPYSPSSRLFFNVLHAAPGSILGEDALQQAIRSCGLGEELARLESLELIDWPGVAGSRMRILRQLHADFRASAHPLRDDFDDFRREAGDALRQHCRFEALRGFMDLNGLPVDWRVWPEQYRDPANEAVEQFCEGHQEEIEFHAFAQWLIARCLDRAQYSAREAGMAVGLIADLAVGADAAGSQAWARQAELLQAVSVGAPPDILNRSGQNWGVSAFSPSGLQRNGFRAYIEMLRANLAHAGGMRIDHVMSMRRLWVIPEGADSGAGAYLNYPSRDLLRLLCLEAERHGALIIGEDLGTVPDGLREELAQRNILGMRVLLFEQSNGRFNAPAHWPRDALATTTTHDLPSIRGWLASRDIHWRQAAGHRSDDYTRQDHDLRAHETQALHQALHEHGHATAEHMDDTQQLDASIAFIGSTPAPLVLLPLEDAMAATEQPNLPGPGEEHPNWRRRWSEDADGMLDEPAVSHRLQRLQWARNLVEGTRHD, from the coding sequence ATGAGCGATGCACGCCTTGCCGAACTGAGCCATGCCGCAGGCCTGAGCGTCGACTGGATCGACGCCGATGGTCGCCAGCAATCGGTTACCCCGGAAAACCAGCGACGCCTGCTCGAAGCACTGGGCTATGCCGTGCAGGACAGCGAGCAGATCGACGCCAGCCTCGCCGAACTGCAACAGCGTCAGGACAGCCTTGCACTTGGACCACTGGTGACTCTGGACCTCAAGGAAACCCTCGATCTGACCCGTTACTTCCCGCCAGGAACCCTGTACGAGATCGAGCTGGAACAGGGCGAACGCCTAGAAGGCCGCCTGGATGACAGCGGCCGCCTGCCGGTCATCGGCATCACCGGTTATCACCAGTTGCGCATCGCTGGCGGCGTGGTGACTCTGGCGGTCGCACCAGCGGCCTGCCCTAGCGTCGCCCAGTTGGCCGACCGCGAAAACGCCAAGATCTGGGGGCTGAGTGCCCAGTTGTACTCGCTGCGTCGCCCCAACGATGGTGGCCTGGGCGACACCCAGGCGCTCGAGTCCCTGGTCCGCAACGCAGCCAGGCGTGGCGCCGATGCCGTGGCGATCAGCCCGATGCATGCCATGTTCAGCGCCAATCTGCACACCTACAGCCCCTACTCGCCTTCCAGCCGTCTGTTCTTCAACGTGCTGCATGCCGCGCCGGGCAGCATTCTTGGCGAAGACGCGCTGCAGCAGGCGATTCGCAGCTGCGGTCTCGGTGAAGAACTGGCGCGCCTGGAAAGCCTCGAGCTGATCGACTGGCCGGGTGTGGCTGGCAGCCGTATGCGTATCCTGCGTCAGTTGCATGCCGACTTTCGCGCCAGCGCCCACCCGCTGCGCGACGACTTCGACGACTTTCGCCGCGAGGCTGGCGACGCCCTGCGCCAGCACTGTCGCTTCGAAGCGCTGCGCGGGTTCATGGATCTCAACGGGCTGCCGGTGGACTGGCGCGTTTGGCCAGAACAGTACCGTGACCCGGCCAACGAAGCCGTCGAGCAGTTCTGCGAGGGCCATCAGGAAGAAATCGAATTCCACGCCTTCGCCCAATGGCTGATCGCCCGCTGCCTCGACCGTGCCCAGTATAGCGCCCGTGAAGCCGGCATGGCGGTCGGCCTGATCGCCGACCTGGCGGTGGGCGCCGACGCGGCCGGCAGCCAGGCCTGGGCTCGCCAGGCCGAACTGCTGCAGGCAGTGAGCGTCGGCGCCCCACCGGACATCCTCAACCGCTCCGGGCAGAACTGGGGGGTTTCCGCGTTCTCGCCCAGCGGTCTGCAACGCAACGGCTTCCGCGCCTATATCGAGATGCTGCGCGCCAACCTGGCCCACGCCGGTGGCATGCGCATCGACCATGTGATGAGCATGCGCCGTCTGTGGGTGATTCCCGAAGGTGCGGACTCCGGCGCAGGCGCCTACCTCAATTACCCGTCCCGGGATCTGCTGCGCCTGCTGTGCCTCGAGGCCGAGCGCCACGGGGCGCTGATCATCGGCGAAGACCTCGGCACCGTGCCCGATGGTCTGCGCGAAGAATTGGCACAGCGCAACATCCTCGGCATGCGCGTGCTGCTGTTCGAGCAAAGCAATGGCCGCTTCAACGCGCCGGCGCATTGGCCACGCGATGCCCTGGCCACCACCACGACCCACGATTTGCCGAGTATCCGCGGCTGGCTTGCCTCCCGCGACATCCATTGGCGCCAGGCCGCGGGTCACCGCAGCGACGACTACACCAGACAGGATCACGACTTGCGCGCTCACGAAACCCAGGCACTGCACCAGGCCTTGCACGAGCACGGACACGCTACTGCGGAACACATGGACGACACCCAGCAACTGGATGCCAGCATCGCCTTCATCGGCAGCACACCGGCACCGCTGGTACTGCTGCCACTGGAAGATGCCATGGCCGCCACCGAGCAGCCCAACCTGCCGGGCCCCGGCGAAGAACACCCGAACTGGCGGCGGCGCTGGTCGGAAGATGCCGATGGCATGCTCGACGAGCCAGCAGTCAGCCACCGCCTGCAACGCCTGCAGTGGGCACGCAATTTGGTCGAGGGCACACGCCATGACTGA